A genomic region of Eucalyptus grandis isolate ANBG69807.140 chromosome 5, ASM1654582v1, whole genome shotgun sequence contains the following coding sequences:
- the LOC104421813 gene encoding uncharacterized protein LOC104421813, which produces MNGFCQFPNQTQSSYIMPPSNFNGFSPFTTQMLEYNNRSHGTILSQGSSNSFQHLGMNEPEAPVKAQIMHGRNINSLEEPSYSIVLVLFTSLAKRQLIGLAVSSKHTYMFSAGDDKRVKCWDLDQNKVIRSSHGLCTSRSES; this is translated from the exons ATGAACGGATTTTGCCAATTTCCTAATCAG acACAATCATCATATATCATGCCGCCAAGCAATTTCAATGGATTTTCTCCATTCACTACTCAG ATGTTGGAGTACAATAATAGATCTCATGGAACAATTCTAAGTCAG GGGTCATCAAACTCTTTTCAACATCTTGGGATGAATGAACCGGAGGCCCCTGTGAAAGCACAGATAATGCACGGTCGCAACATAAATAGCCTAGAGGAACCGTCATATAGTATAGTGCTTGTGCTGTTTACAAGTCTAGCAAAAAGGCAGCTAATAG GCCTTGCAGTGAGTAGTAAGCATACTTATATGTTCTCTGCTGGTGATGACAAACGAGTTAAATGCTGGGAtcttgaccagaataag GTTATCCGGTCTTCTCATGGTCTCTGTACTTCCAGATCAGAATCATGA
- the LOC120293545 gene encoding histone-lysine N-methyltransferase SUVR4-like, producing MIGGRGGRADCTSSSKYRNDHERANIAEESPTKLEIASSPLGEDTLNVGSRKTNSFVPNNASNGSPDVQGSIGAAAPRIPRFPGSLDGCNNHLKMNKNKTTIDCAGSQRKLSEEHEGADSRSLVVFSKSQSTPTDLRSVHDVNDIAKGEERVKIPWVNKIDEQCPPSFHYIPHSLAFSSASINFSLSEIGNENCCSNCYGDCLPSPVPCACACANGGEFIYTVKGLVKEAFLLKCISVNRDPKKSHHLYCRECPLERSKDNNILEPCKGHLKRKFIKECWRKCGCGKHCGNRVVQRGISYNMQVFMTPEGKGWGLQALDELPKGAFVCEYIGEILTIKEMHERNLKKGDAAKRTYQVLLDSDWSSMCVKDDEALCLDSTTFGNIARFINHRDQGEVLAEALKMMLCNDRHSLDMQKAAASRRF from the exons ATGATTGGTGGAAGAGGAGGCAGAGCTGACTGCACATCATCGAGTAAGTATAGGAATGACCATGAACGTGCTAACATTGCAGAGGAATCTCCCACCAAGCTAGAGATTGCCTCCTCGCCCTTGGGAGAG GACACTCTCAATGTTGGAAGCCGTAAAACAAACTCCTTTGTACCCAATAATGCTTCCAATGGATCTCCTGATGTTCAAGGATCAATTGGGGCAGCTGCACCACGAATTCCAAGATTTCCGGGGTCTTTAGATGGTTGTAATaatcacttgaaaatgaacaaaaacaagaCCACAATTGATTGTGCTGGAAGTCAAAGGAAGCTGTCAGAAGAACATGAAGGTGCTGATTCGCGTAGTCTGGTGGTTTTCTCGAAGAGTCAGTCAACTCCTACTGATCTGAGGTCTGTCCATGATGTTAATGACATagccaaaggagaagaaagagtaaaAATACCATGGGTTAACAAGATTGATGAGCAGTGTCCACCATCCTTTCACTACATACCTCATAGCCTCGCTTTCTCTAGTGCTTCTATCAATTTCTCCCTTTCTGAGATCGGAAATGAGAATTGCTGTTCAAATTGTTATGGTGACTGCCTGCCTTCTCCAGTACCCTGTGCTTGTGCATGTGCAAATGGGGGTGAGTTTATATACACTGTGAAAGGTCTTGTAAAGGAAGCTTTTTTGTTGAAGTGTATTTCTGTCAATCGCGACCCTAAAAAGAGCCACCACTTGTATTGTCGGGAATGCCCTCTAGAAAGGTCAAAAGATAACAACATTTTAGAACCGTGTAAGGGCCACCTGAAgagaaaatttatcaaagagTGCTGGagaaagtgtggttgtggtaAACATTGTGGCAATCGAGTGGTGCAGCGGGGCATAAGTTATAATATGCAG GTGTTTATGACGCCTGAAGGAAAAGGGTGGGGTCTGCAAGCACTGGATGAACTGCCTAAAGGTGCATTTGTATGTGAGTACATAGGTGAAATATTAACCATCAAGGAAATGCATGAGCGAAATTTGAAGAAGGGTGACGCTGCGAAACGTACTTATCAGGTGCTCCTTGATTCTGATTGGAGCTCCATGTGTGTGAAGGATGATGAAGCTCTTTGTTTGGATTCAACGACCTTTGGAAACATTGCTAGGTTTATCAACCATAg AGATCAGGGTGAGGTGCTAGCTGAAGCTCTAAAGATGATGCTGTGCAATGATAGGCACTCACTTGACATGCAGAAGGCTGCAGC GTCCAGAAGGTTCTAA